The following DNA comes from Amycolatopsis albispora.
GGCCGCCGACGATGATCGGATTGGCGGCGCGGTTGGAGAACGCGGTCAGCCGGATCACCAGGTCCGGCTCGAGCAGCACGTCGTCGTCCATGAACAGCACGTTCGCGTGCTCGGTCTCGGTGTGCCCGGCGACCTCGTACAGGCCGCGGGTGAAGCCACCGGCACCGCCGAGGTTCGGCTGGGTGATGTAGTGCAGCTTGTCGCCGAGGTCCTTGACCACCTGGGCGAAGCCCTCGCGGCTCTCCACCCGGTCGGTGCCCTGGTCGGCGACGTAGATCGCGTCGAGGGTCTCCAGCGAGTTCAGGTCGCCCGCCAGCGCCTGCAGGTTCGACAGGCAGTCGTCGGCGCGGTTCATCGTGCAGATGGTGACCGCGGTCGGGCGGATCCGCTCCGGCGAGTCGACCGTCCAGCGCACGCGCTCCACGGTCAGCTGCTGCCCGGCCTCGGTGGACAGGTCCAGCCAGAGCGCGCCGCCGTCGTAGAACTTGTCGATCTTCGCTTCCAGGCTGACCTGGGTGGCGTTCGCGCCGGTGATCTCCCGCGCGGTGACCGTGCGGTGCTCGCCCTCGAAGTCGGAGGCACCGATGGTGAGCAGGCCGTCACCGGTGACGGTGGCCTCCACCCGCACCTTGTCCACGGTGGTCCAGCGCTGCCAGTAGCTGGCCGGGAACCGGCCGAAGTAGGTGTTGCCGGAGACCTTCGCCGACGGCTCGAGGGTGACCCCCGTGCGGCGACGGGCGGCCACGCCCAGCGTCACCTCCGCGTACAGGTCCTTCGACACCACCTCGGACGGGCCGGCGAACAGGCCGCGCTGCGCGAGCAGCCGTTCGGAAGGGGTGCGCTCGGAGAACACCGTCTGCTCCTCACCGGAAGCGTCCGGAAGGGTGCCGTTCGACGCCATGTCCTTGACCGCGGCGCCGCCAGGCTGTCCGGTCACTGCTTTACCGGGCATTAATCCTCAGTCCTCCAAGGGGGATTCCAACACGCGGTCACAAAGTACAGGTTGAGTCTGTGAAGAGTTCACAGACGGTCACTGAGTCACGACTTCTCGCGAAACACGACCCACTTGAGCATCACGAAGTTGATGGTCGTCGCCATGCCCTGGGCGATCACCCAGGCCAGCGCGACCCGCCAGCGGAAATCGGGGAGCAGGCTCAACGCCAGCGCGTTCGCGCCGACGTTGACGAAGAACGTGACCGTGTAGAGCAGCACGAAGCCGCCGAGCTGGCCGGCACCGCCGGTGGTGGCGGCGGTGAAGGTGAATCGGCGGTTCAGGAAGTACGCGGTGGTGGTGCCCGCGATGAAGCTCACGGCCTTCGCCAGGTGCACCCAGGTCCCGGCCTGCAGCAGCAGCCAGTACAGCCCGGAGTCGACCAGCGCGCAGAAGCCGCCGATCAGCACGAAGCGGACCAGCTGGCCCAGTAATCCGGGCGAGGCCGATCGGGCCGGGACCGCCTCTGGCTCGGTTGCCACCACCGCGCTACCTCATCGACCTGGGGTCATTGACGGCAGCCAGTGTAGAAGCGCGTGGTTAAAGGGCCGTGATGGGGCGGTGACTTCCCTGGCTACCCTGGTCAGGGTGAGCCAACCGAGCCCGAAACTCCAGACCGAGCGGCGGACACTGACCGGGTGGGGGCGCACTGCGCCGACCGTCGCCGAAGTGCTGAGCACGCCGGACGCCGACCTGATCGCGAAGGCGGTGGCCCAGGCGGGTGGCCGCGGTGTGATCGCGCGTGGCCTCGGCCGCTCCTACGGCGACCCGGCGCAGAACGCCGGTGGCCTGGTGGTCGACATGACCGCGCTGAACCGGATCCACTCGATCGATCCCGACGGCGCGGTGGTCGACGTGGACGCCGGGGTGAACCTCGACCAGCTGATGCGCGCGGCGCTACCGCACGGGCTGTGGGTCCCGGTGCTGCCCGGCACCCGGCAGGTGACCATCGGCGGTGCCATCGCCAACGACATCCACGGCAAGAACCACCACTCCGCGGGCAGCTTCGGCAACCACGTGCTGTCGATGGAACTGCTCACCGCGGACGGCCAGGTGCGCACGCTGACCCCGGACGGCCCCGAGGCCGAGCTGTTCTGGGCGACCGTGGCCGGCATCGGCCTGACCGGCATCATCCTGCGCGCGAAGATCGCGATGAAGAAGACCGAGACCGCGTACTTCGTGGTCGACGCGGACCGCACGGACAACCTGGACGAGACGCTGGAGCTGCTCACCAACGGCTCGGACCGCAACTACGACTACTCGATGTCGGTGCCGGACCTGATCAGCCGTGACGAGCGGCTCGGCCGGGCCACCTTCTCCCGCGGCTCGCTGGCCAAGCTGGACGACCTGCCGCCGAAGCTGCGGGCCGACCCGCTGAAGTTCGACGCGCCGCAGCTGCTCACCCTGCCGGACGTGTTCCCGAGCGGCCTGGTCAACAAGCTGACCACCACGCTGGCGGGCAACGTCTGGCTCCGCACGGTGCCGAAGAAGGGCATGCGCGGCAAGATCCAGAACCTGACGCAGTTCTACCACCCGCTGGACATGCTCAGCGAGTGGAACCGCGGCTACGGTTCGAAGGGCTTCCTGCAGTACCAGTTCTCCGTGCCGTTCGGGGCCGAGGACCAGCTCAAGGGGCTGTGCCGGCGGATCGCCGAGTCGGGCCACTACTCGTTCCTCAACGTGTTCAAGCGGATGGGTGACGCCAATCCGGCGCCGCTGTCCTGGCCGTCGCCCGGCTTCATGCTCAGCGTGGACTTCCCCATCCGGGGTGATCTCGGCCGGTTCTGCACCGAACTGGACGAGCACGTGCTCGCCGCGGGCGGCAGGCTCTACACGGCGAAGGACTCGCGCACCGCGCCGGAGACCTTCGCGAAGATGTACCCGCGCCTGGACGAATGGCGCAAGATCCGCAATTCCGTTGACCCCGAGGGCGTGTTCGCGTCCGACATGAGCCGGAGGCTGGGACTTTGATCGACGCCGTGGGAAACCCGCAATCGCTGCTGCTGCTCGGCGGCACCTCGGACATCGCGCTGGCGATCGCCGAGAAGTACCTCGCCGACGGTGGCCCGCTGCGCGTGGTGCTGGCGGCCCGGCCGTCCGAGCGGCTGGAGGCGGCCGCGCAGCGGCTGAAGAACGCCGGGGCCGAGGTGTCCACGGTGCCGTTCGACGCCAAGGACACCGGCTCGCACCCGGCGGTCATCGAGCAGGCCTTCGCCGACGGGGACATCGACGTCACGGTGGTCGCGTTCGGGCTGCTCGGTGACGCCGAGGAGGTCTGGCAGGACCACGCCAAGGCCGTCGAGCTGGCCACGGTGAACTACAGCTCGGCCGTCTCGGTGGGCGTCGCGCTCTCGGAGAAGCTGAAGCAGCAGGGCCACGGCACGATCATCGCCATGTCGTCGGTGGCCGGTGAGCGCGTGCGCCGGTCCAACTTCCTCTACGGCTCGTCCAAGGCCGGGTTCGACGGCTTCTTCCTGGGCCTCGGCGAGGCGCTCGCGCCGTACGGCGTGAAGGTCACCGTGGTCCGCTCCGGCCAGGTGCGGACGAAGATGACCGAGGGCATGAAGGACGCCCCGCTGACCACGGACGCCGAGCAGGTCGCCACCACCGCGGTGGACGCGGCCCGTCGCGGCAAGGACCTGGTGTGGTCGCCCGCGCCGTTCCGGTTCGTCATGTCGGCGCTGCGGCACGTGCCGCGGCCGATCTTCCGCAAGCTGCCGGTCTGAGCGACCAGCTGCCCGGGCGCGGGCACGCCTGCCCGCGCCCGGCTGTCCCTTGTGGACGGTCCGGGGACCGGCGTCATTCGCGCGCCAGTCCGAGGAACTCCTGCTGCTCGCGGTCGTACCGCTGGGTCAGCCCGTTGCCGTAGCGGTCCCACCAGTTCTGCACCTGGCCGCCCTGGCGGGTGGTGGTGTTGCCGTAGATCTCGCGGTCGTACTCCAGGCGCGTGTCGCGGAACTGCTGCTGGAACTCCTCCGGGGACAGCCCCTGGATGTACTGGATGGTGTCCTGGCTCAGCCTGCCGCTCTGCTGGATTTCGGCGCCCGCCATGGAGTTCAGGATCGCCTGCACCCCGCCGACCCCGCGCATGTGCGCGCCGGACATGATCGCCGCCTGCACGCCGGCGTCGGTGAAGTTCAGCGCCCCCGCCTGCCGCGCGCTGTCCGACATGTGCCGGGTGACCACGGCGATCTCCTCCGCGCTGCCCTGGCCGTGCAGGCGCCGCGCCTCCATGATCTCGCGGTACGCGGTGCCGTTGCCCTCGCGGAAGCCGTACGCCTCCTGGCGGCCGCCCTGCTCGCCGGAGGCGCCCTCGGACCGCATGATCGACTCGACCACGCGCGGGTCGAGCTGGTCCGGGTTGCCGCCCGCCGCGGCTCCGCCACCTTGGGCCTGTGCCTGCTGGACCTCGCCGTTGCCACCGTACCCCCGCGCGGTGGCGCGGTCGGCGTCGTCGTAACCGTCCACAGCGGACTTCAGCTTCTCGGTCAGGTCCTCCACCAGGTTGACGAACCGGCTCAGCCCGCTGACCAGCTGCTGCTGCAGGTTCGCGTTCGCCCCGGCGACCGAACCGCCGATCTGCGCGAACGCCAGCCCGTCGAGCACCAGCCGATCGAGGTCCCTGGTGGTCTCCATGGCGGTGGACCCCAGCTCGCGCACCGTGCTGGTGATGCTGCGGACCTCGGCTGGCTCGATTCGGTACTCTCCGGCCACGGCGACTCCTCTCGATCCGGCTTGGCAGGTCGAGAATTCACCAAATCGAGGCGGGCCTCCACGGCCGAATTACCCACCGGAGCGGCGGCACATCCACCGATCGGCTGACGGCGATTCCACCGGCTCCCTAATGGTTTTCCGGTCCGAGCTGGGAAATCATGGCGGCATGACGACCGTCGAACTGCCCGCGCCCG
Coding sequences within:
- a CDS encoding decaprenylphospho-beta-D-erythro-pentofuranosid-2-ulose 2-reductase, with product MIDAVGNPQSLLLLGGTSDIALAIAEKYLADGGPLRVVLAARPSERLEAAAQRLKNAGAEVSTVPFDAKDTGSHPAVIEQAFADGDIDVTVVAFGLLGDAEEVWQDHAKAVELATVNYSSAVSVGVALSEKLKQQGHGTIIAMSSVAGERVRRSNFLYGSSKAGFDGFFLGLGEALAPYGVKVTVVRSGQVRTKMTEGMKDAPLTTDAEQVATTAVDAARRGKDLVWSPAPFRFVMSALRHVPRPIFRKLPV
- a CDS encoding GtrA family protein, producing MVATEPEAVPARSASPGLLGQLVRFVLIGGFCALVDSGLYWLLLQAGTWVHLAKAVSFIAGTTTAYFLNRRFTFTAATTGGAGQLGGFVLLYTVTFFVNVGANALALSLLPDFRWRVALAWVIAQGMATTINFVMLKWVVFREKS
- a CDS encoding FAD-binding oxidoreductase, with the protein product MSQPSPKLQTERRTLTGWGRTAPTVAEVLSTPDADLIAKAVAQAGGRGVIARGLGRSYGDPAQNAGGLVVDMTALNRIHSIDPDGAVVDVDAGVNLDQLMRAALPHGLWVPVLPGTRQVTIGGAIANDIHGKNHHSAGSFGNHVLSMELLTADGQVRTLTPDGPEAELFWATVAGIGLTGIILRAKIAMKKTETAYFVVDADRTDNLDETLELLTNGSDRNYDYSMSVPDLISRDERLGRATFSRGSLAKLDDLPPKLRADPLKFDAPQLLTLPDVFPSGLVNKLTTTLAGNVWLRTVPKKGMRGKIQNLTQFYHPLDMLSEWNRGYGSKGFLQYQFSVPFGAEDQLKGLCRRIAESGHYSFLNVFKRMGDANPAPLSWPSPGFMLSVDFPIRGDLGRFCTELDEHVLAAGGRLYTAKDSRTAPETFAKMYPRLDEWRKIRNSVDPEGVFASDMSRRLGL